In Candidatus Neomarinimicrobiota bacterium, one DNA window encodes the following:
- a CDS encoding carboxypeptidase-like regulatory domain-containing protein: MQFRILSILLCLGSTLLLGQSIHGFVREDANGEPLFYVNVFIKDSYKGAATNQDGYYVIPNVPPGDYEVIASIIGYQMKTQKMVLGEGEDIRLDFRLDVAVIAGEEVNVSAERIKFQKMVEPSRVTLDMREINAAPAFIEADLFRT; encoded by the coding sequence ATGCAATTCAGGATATTATCCATCCTATTATGCCTAGGAAGTACACTTCTTTTAGGCCAATCGATACATGGCTTCGTTCGGGAAGATGCCAATGGCGAACCACTCTTTTATGTAAACGTATTCATCAAAGATTCTTATAAAGGCGCAGCCACCAATCAAGACGGTTACTACGTTATTCCAAATGTCCCACCCGGAGATTACGAGGTGATTGCTTCAATTATCGGCTATCAAATGAAAACCCAAAAAATGGTACTGGGTGAGGGAGAAGATATTCGCTTGGATTTTCGTCTAGATGTGGCAGTTATTGCAGGTGAAGAAGTGAATGTATCTGCCGAGCGAATTAAATTCCAGAAGATGGTGGAGCCGAGTCGTGTCACTTTGGATATGCGTGAGATCAACGCTGCGCCGGCTTTTATTGAGGCGGACCTTTTTCGTACGC